In Papaver somniferum cultivar HN1 chromosome 1, ASM357369v1, whole genome shotgun sequence, a genomic segment contains:
- the LOC113273838 gene encoding RNA polymerase II C-terminal domain phosphatase-like 4 — protein MTTLVHSYEGRLKEAHKILKRMKIKQLMSYNAEENKRLIQRSRMLGTTYKRCFFENKKLSLVLDLDHTLIHSVRICDVSKDDQDYLDKKAIVVSSMQDDNCRNGDILYKYMGAIYVKLRPYTREFLKQLSDRFELFLYTMGTRFYAEVMGKLLDPDGVIFNSIVSKDDSTIKNRKNMDILAGPDEKNTIIIDDNKYVWEEHQNNLIQIDKYTYFTEENGGHKLKKDDQEGFGDVDEALKSISEVLQGVHKSFFELFPIPQTDVELQEYVDTVDVRPVLKASRK, from the coding sequence ATGACTACTTTAGTTCATTCTTATGAAGGTCGACTCAAAGAAGCACATAAAATATTAAAGAGAATGAAGATCAAACAATTGATGAGTTATAACGCAGAAGAAAACAAACGGTTGATTCAACGTAGTAGGATGTTAGGTACTACGTACAAGAGATGTTTTTTTGAGAATAAGAAGCTCTCTTTGGTTCTTGACTTGGATCACACCTTAATCCACTCCGTGAGAATTTGTGACGTATCAAAGGATGATCAAGATTATCTCGACAAGAAAGCAATTGTTGTTTCGTCCATGCAGGACGATAATTGTAGGAATGGAGATATTTTATATAAGTATATGGGGGCAATATACGTAAAACTGAGGCCTTACACAAGGgaatttcttaaacaactcagtgACAGGTTTGAATTATTCTTGTATACGATGGGCACAAGGTTTTATGCAGAAGTAATGGGAAAATTACTTGATCCAGATGGGGTTATCTTTAACTCGATTGTGTCGAAGGATGACTCCACgattaaaaatagaaaaaatatggATATATTGGCCGGACCTGACGAGAAGAACACGATAATAATCGATGATAACAAGTATGTGTGGGAAGAGCACCAGAATAATTTGATACAGATAGATAAATATACGTACTTCACTGAAGAAAATGGAGGACATAAATTGAAGAAAGATGACCAAGAAGGTTTTGGTGATGTAGATGAAGCCCTAAAATCAATCTCAGAAGTTCTTCAAGGTGTTCATAAGAGTTTTTTTGAGTTGTTCCCCATTCCACAGACTGATGTTGAGCTTCAAGAATATGTCGATACTGTAGATGTAAGGCCAGTCTTGAAGGCGTCTAGAAAGTAG
- the LOC113273848 gene encoding RNA polymerase II C-terminal domain phosphatase-like 4 — translation MTTLVHSYEGRLKEAHKILKRMKIKQLMSYNAEENKRLIQRSRMLGTTYKRCFFENKKLSLVLDLDHTLIHSVRICDVSKDDQDYLDKKAIVVSSMQDDNCRNGDILYKYMGAIYVKLRPYTREFLKQLSDRFELFLYTMGTRFYAEVMGKLLDPDGVIFNSIVSKDDSTIKNRKNMDILAGPDEKNTIIIDDNKYVWEEHQNNLIQIDKYTYFTEENGGHKLKKDDQEGFGDVDEALKSISEVLQGVHKSFFELFPIPQTDVELQEYVDTVDVRPVLKASRK, via the coding sequence ATGACTACTTTAGTTCATTCTTATGAAGGTCGACTCAAAGAAGCACATAAAATATTAAAGAGAATGAAGATCAAACAATTGATGAGTTATAACGCAGAAGAAAACAAACGGTTGATTCAACGTAGTAGGATGTTAGGTACCACGTACAAGAGATGTTTTTTTGAGAATAAGAAGCTTTCTTTGGTTCTTGACTTGGATCACACCTTAATCCACTCCGTGAGAATTTGTGACGTATCAAAGGATGATCAAGATTATCTCGACAAGAAAGCAATTGTTGTTTCGTCCATGCAGGACGATAATTGTAGGAATGGAGATATTTTATATAAGTATATGGGGGCAATATACGTAAAACTGAGGCCTTACACAAGGgaatttcttaaacaactcagtgACAGGTTTGAATTATTCTTGTATACGATGGGCACAAGGTTTTATGCAGAAGTAATGGGAAAATTACTTGATCCAGATGGGGTTATCTTTAACTCGATTGTGTCGAAGGATGACTCCACgattaaaaatagaaaaaatatggATATATTGGCCGGACCTGACGAGAAGAACACGATAATAATCGATGATAACAAGTATGTGTGGGAAGAGCACCAGAATAATTTGATACAGATAGATAAATATACGTACTTCACTGAAGAAAATGGAGGACATAAATTGAAGAAAGATGACCAAGAAGGTTTTGGTGATGTAGATGAAGCCCTAAAATCAATCTCAGAAGTTCTTCAAGGTGTTCATAAGAGTTTTTTTGAGTTGTTCCCCATTCCACAGACTGATGTTGAGCTTCAAGAATATGTCGATACTGTAGATGTAAGGCCAGTCTTGAAGGCGTCTAGAAAGTAG
- the LOC113273859 gene encoding RNA polymerase II C-terminal domain phosphatase-like 4, whose product MTTLVHSYEGRLKEAHKILKRMKIKQLMSYNAEENKRLIQRSRMLGTTYKRCFFENKKLSLVLDLDHTLIHSVRICDVSKDDQDYLDKKAIVVSSMQDDNCRNGDILYKYMGAIYVKLRPYTREFLKQLSDRFELFLYTMGTRFYAEVMGKLLDPDGVIFNSIVSKDDSTIKNRKNMDILAGPDEKNTIIIDDNKYVWEEHQNNLIQIDKYTYFTEENGGHKLKKDDQEGFGDEDEALKSISEVLQGVHKSFFELFPIPQTDVELQEYVDTVDVRPVLKASRK is encoded by the coding sequence ATGACTACTTTAGTTCATTCTTATGAAGGTCGACTCAAAGAAGCACATAAAATATTAAAGAGAATGAAGATCAAACAATTGATGAGTTATAACGCAGAAGAAAACAAACGGTTGATTCAACGTAGTAGGATGTTAGGTACTACGTACAAGAGATGTTTTTTTGAGAATAAGAAGCTTTCTTTGGTTCTTGACTTGGATCACACCTTAATCCACTCCGTGAGAATTTGTGACGTATCAAAGGATGATCAAGATTATCTCGACAAGAAAGCAATTGTTGTTTCGTCCATGCAGGACGATAATTGTAGGAATGGAGATATTTTATATAAGTATATGGGGGCAATATACGTAAAACTGAGGCCTTACACAAGGgaatttcttaaacaactcagtgACAGGTTTGAATTATTCTTGTATACGATGGGCACAAGGTTTTATGCAGAAGTAATGGGAAAATTACTTGATCCAGATGGGGTTATCTTTAACTCGATTGTGTCGAAGGATGACTCCACgattaaaaatagaaaaaatatggATATATTGGCCGGACCTGACGAGAAGAACACGATAATAATCGATGATAACAAGTATGTGTGGGAAGAGCACCAGAATAATTTGATACAGATAGATAAATATACGTACTTCACTGAAGAAAATGGAGGACATAAATTGAAGAAAGATGACCAAGAAGGTtttggtgatgaagatgaagccCTAAAATCAATCTCAGAAGTTCTTCAAGGTGTTCATAAGAGTTTTTTTGAGTTGTTCCCCATTCCACAGACTGATGTTGAGCTTCAAGAATATGTCGATACTGTAGATGTAAGGCCAGTCTTGAAGGCGTCTAGAAAGTAG
- the LOC113273870 gene encoding RNA polymerase II C-terminal domain phosphatase-like 4: MTTLVLSYEGRLKEAHKILERMKIKQLMSYNAEENKRLIQRSRMLGTTYKRCFFENKKLSLVLDLDHTLIHSVRICDVSKDDQDYLDKKAIVVSSMQDDNCRNGDILYKYMGAIYVKLRPYTREFLKQLSDRFELFLYTMGTRFYAEVMGKLLDPDGVIFNSIVSKDDSTIKNRKNMDILAGPDEKNTIIIDDNKYVWEEHQNNLIQIDKYTYFTEENGGHKLKKDDQEGFGDEDEALKSISEVLQGVHKSFFELFPIPQTDVELQEYVDTVDVRPVLKASRK, encoded by the coding sequence ATGACTACTTTAGTTCTTTCTTATGAAGGTCGACTCAAAGAAGCACATAAAATATTAGAGAGAATGAAGATCAAACAATTGATGAGTTATAACGCAGAAGAAAACAAACGGTTGATTCAACGTAGTAGGATGTTAGGTACTACGTACAAGAGATGTTTTTTTGAGAATAAGAAGCTTTCTTTGGTTCTTGACTTGGATCACACCTTAATCCACTCCGTGAGAATTTGTGACGTATCAAAGGATGATCAAGATTATCTCGACAAGAAAGCAATTGTTGTTTCGTCCATGCAGGACGATAATTGTAGGAATGGAGATATTTTATATAAGTATATGGGGGCAATATACGTAAAACTGAGGCCTTACACAAGGgaatttcttaaacaactcagtgACAGGTTTGAATTATTCTTGTATACGATGGGCACAAGGTTTTATGCAGAAGTAATGGGAAAATTACTTGATCCAGATGGGGTTATCTTTAACTCGATTGTGTCGAAGGATGACTCCACgattaaaaatagaaaaaatatggATATATTGGCCGGACCTGACGAGAAGAACACGATAATAATCGATGATAACAAGTATGTGTGGGAAGAGCACCAGAATAATTTGATACAGATAGATAAATATACGTACTTCACTGAAGAAAATGGAGGACATAAATTGAAGAAAGATGACCAAGAAGGTtttggtgatgaagatgaagccCTAAAATCAATCTCAGAAGTTCTTCAAGGTGTTCATAAGAGTTTTTTTGAGTTGTTCCCCATTCCACAGACTGATGTTGAGCTTCAAGAATATGTCGATACTGTAGATGTAAGGCCAGTCTTGAAGGCGTCTAGAAAGTAG
- the LOC113273882 gene encoding RNA polymerase II C-terminal domain phosphatase-like 4: MTTLVLSYEGRLKEAHKILKRMKIKQLMSYNAEENKRLIQRSRMLGTTYKRCFFENKKLSLVLDLDHTLIHSVRICDVSKDDQDYLDKKAIVVSSMQDDNCRNGDILYKYMGAIYVKLRPYTREFLKQLSDRFELFLYTMGTRFYAEVMGKLLDPDGVIFNSIVSKDDSTIKNRKNMDILAGPDEKNTIIIDDNKYVWEEHQNNLIQIDKYTYFTEENGGHKLKKDDQEGFGDEDEALKSISEVLQGVHKSFFELFPIPQTDVELQEYVDTVDVRPVLKASRK; the protein is encoded by the coding sequence ATGACTACTTTAGTTCTTTCTTATGAAGGTCGACTCAAAGAAGCACATAAAATATTAAAGAGAATGAAGATCAAACAATTGATGAGTTATAACGCAGAAGAAAACAAACGGTTGATTCAACGTAGTAGGATGTTAGGTACTACGTACAAGAGATGTTTTTTTGAGAATAAGAAGCTTTCTTTGGTTCTTGACTTGGATCACACCTTAATCCACTCCGTGAGAATTTGTGACGTATCAAAGGATGATCAAGATTATCTCGACAAGAAAGCAATTGTTGTTTCGTCCATGCAGGACGATAATTGTAGGAATGGAGATATTTTATATAAGTATATGGGGGCAATATACGTAAAACTGAGGCCTTACACAAGGgaatttcttaaacaactcagtgACAGGTTTGAATTATTCTTGTATACGATGGGCACAAGGTTTTATGCAGAAGTAATGGGAAAATTACTTGATCCAGATGGGGTTATCTTTAACTCGATTGTGTCGAAGGATGACTCCACgattaaaaatagaaaaaatatggATATATTGGCCGGACCTGACGAGAAGAACACGATAATAATCGATGATAACAAGTATGTGTGGGAAGAGCACCAGAATAATTTGATACAGATAGATAAATATACGTACTTCACTGAAGAAAATGGAGGACATAAATTGAAGAAAGATGACCAAGAAGGTtttggtgatgaagatgaagccCTAAAATCAATCTCAGAAGTTCTTCAAGGTGTTCATAAGAGTTTTTTTGAGTTGTTCCCCATTCCACAGACTGATGTTGAGCTTCAAGAATATGTCGATACTGTAGATGTAAGGCCAGTCTTGAAGGCGTCTAGAAAGTAG